A stretch of the Sulfurospirillum sp. UCH001 genome encodes the following:
- a CDS encoding DnaJ domain-containing protein — protein sequence MFQGLEYSDFEKALSTLGVVAKTDKKTLHKLYLSLSREFHPDAPNGDTSKFQEINDAYRLIKEYMENYRFDFDEAEFKKQNPYFSLKDWLSGR from the coding sequence ATGTTCCAAGGTTTAGAGTACAGTGATTTTGAAAAAGCACTTTCAACCTTGGGCGTTGTCGCCAAAACTGATAAAAAGACCCTTCATAAACTCTATCTCTCGCTTTCAAGAGAATTTCATCCTGACGCACCAAATGGGGATACTTCCAAATTTCAAGAAATCAACGATGCGTACCGTTTAATTAAAGAGTATATGGAAAATTATCGCTTTGATTTTGATGAAGCAGAATTTAAAAAGCAAAATCCCTATTTTTCATTAAAAGATTGGCTGAGTGGACGATAA
- a CDS encoding cation diffusion facilitator family transporter — translation MSKSVKAALFANGVIALSKGAAAFFTGSASMMAEAIHSTADCGNQALVMLGEKQASRGRSEYHSFGQGKANFFWSFVVAVVLFLLGGLFSLYEGFHRIQHPQPIENPLLILGIIVLSILLEGSALKVALKESNSTLKNMFLTIKNSSSSHILVVLIEDTGALIGLIILTLGLALSVFVHPIFDGIAALMIGTLLIGLSSILFIELKKLLIGESLDRETIKQIKNVIKSESNVLVHINAVRSMFVGSNEVLLIISMNVKDDATGYEIEQDIKELKNKIQKMLKHHKMQIYVDVFEF, via the coding sequence ATGTCAAAAAGTGTTAAAGCTGCATTATTTGCTAATGGTGTCATTGCATTATCGAAAGGAGCAGCAGCATTTTTTACAGGTTCTGCATCAATGATGGCAGAAGCTATCCATAGCACAGCAGATTGTGGCAATCAGGCATTAGTAATGCTGGGTGAAAAGCAAGCATCAAGGGGGCGTTCAGAGTATCACTCATTTGGACAAGGAAAAGCAAACTTTTTTTGGTCTTTTGTTGTAGCCGTTGTTCTTTTTTTGCTTGGTGGTTTATTCTCTCTCTACGAAGGATTTCATCGTATTCAACATCCACAACCTATTGAAAATCCTTTACTTATTTTAGGCATCATCGTTTTATCGATTTTACTTGAGGGCAGTGCTTTAAAAGTTGCTCTTAAAGAGAGCAATTCTACGCTTAAAAATATGTTTTTAACGATCAAAAACAGCTCATCATCTCATATTCTTGTTGTCTTAATTGAAGATACAGGTGCGTTAATCGGTTTGATTATTCTAACGTTAGGACTGGCTTTATCGGTTTTTGTTCATCCTATTTTTGATGGTATCGCAGCATTAATGATAGGTACGCTACTTATAGGACTTTCTAGTATTTTATTTATTGAACTTAAGAAGTTGCTTATTGGTGAAAGCCTCGATAGAGAAACAATAAAACAGATAAAAAATGTGATTAAAAGTGAATCGAATGTATTGGTTCACATCAATGCTGTGCGCAGTATGTTCGTTGGCTCTAATGAAGTTTTATTGATTATCTCAATGAATGTCAAAGATGATGCAACAGGATATGAGATAGAACAAGATATTAAAGAGTTGAAAAATAAGATTCAAAAGATGCTCAAGCACCATAAAATGCAAATTTATGTAGATGTATTTGAATTTTAA